A window of the Brassica oleracea var. oleracea cultivar TO1000 chromosome C1, BOL, whole genome shotgun sequence genome harbors these coding sequences:
- the LOC106342684 gene encoding peroxidase 27 isoform X1 has protein sequence MVASKRLVVSCFLLVLLLAEANAQGLKVGFYSKTCPHAEGIVRKVVFAAMKKAPTLGAPLLRMFFHDCFVRGCDGSVLLDSSNNQAEKNAVPNLSLRGFGIIDDSKAALEKVCPGIVSCSDILALIARDAMVALEGPSWEVETGRRDGRVSNINEVNLPSPFDNIAKLITDFRTKGLNEKDLVILSGGHTIGMGHCPLMTNRLYNFTGRGDSDPSLDSEYAANLRKKCKPTDTTTALEMDPGSFKTFDVSYFKLVAKRRGLFQSDAALLDNSKTRAYVLQQARGSTFFHDFGVSMVKMGRIGVLTGRTGEIRKMCRVPN, from the exons ATGGTTGCATCGAAGCGACTAGTGGTCTCTTGCTTTCTCTTAGTGTTGTTGCTAGCTGAGGCCAATGCACAAGGCTTGAAAGTAGGCTTCTACAGCAAAACATGCCCACATGCCGAGGGTATAGTTAGAAAGGTCGTGTTTGCTGCCATGAAGAAAGCTCCTACACTTGGTGCTCCTTTGCTCAGAATGTTCTTCCACGACTGCTTCGTTAGG GGTTGTGACGGATCAGTTTTGTTAGATTCATCGAACAATCAAGCCGAGAAAAATGCGGTTCCTAACCTAAGCCTTCGAGGGTTTGGCATCATAGACGATTCCAAGGCAGCTCTAGAAAAAGTGTGTCCGGGCATAGTTTCTTGCTCTGATATCTTAGCCCTTATCGCTAGGGACGCAATGGTTGCA CTTGAAGGACCATCATGGGAAGTTGAAACGGGAAGAAGAGACGGTAGGGTTTCTAATATCAATGAGGTCAACTTGCCATCACCTTTTGATAACATCGCCAAGCTTATCACTGATTTTCGCACAAAGGGACTCAACGAGAAAGATTTGGTCATCCTTTCAG GTGGACACACTATTGGAATGGGACATTGTCCTCTAATGACAAACCGTCTTTACAACTTCACCGGGAGAGGAGACAGCGACCCGAGTTTGGACTCAGAGTACGCAGCTAACCTCAGGAAGAAATGCAAGCCAACAGATACAACGACGGCTCTAGAGATGGATCCAGGAAGTTTCAAGACATTCGACGTGAGCTACTTCAAGTTAGTGGCTAAGAGAAGAGGGCTTTTCCAGTCGGATGCTGCTCTATTGGACAACTCAAAGACTAGGGCTTATGTCTTGCAGCAGGCACGTGGGTCAACCTTCTTTCATGACTTTGGTGTCTCAATGGTGAAAATGGGTCGGATCGGGGTTCTTACTGGTCGTACCGGGGAGATCCGCAAGATGTGTCGTGTTCCTAACTAA